A window of Eubalaena glacialis isolate mEubGla1 chromosome 11, mEubGla1.1.hap2.+ XY, whole genome shotgun sequence genomic DNA:
TTTGGCTTTATCAGCAACACCCCAATACTTGCCagtagtgacaggtatccatttCCAATGCCTTGATGTCAACGTGAAAATTCCTTAGAACTTTCTGTATTTCCTGCATGTGGCCTTTGCTGGGCTTGGGCTTCTTCTACCTTTCCTCTCAGTCCTAACTTAACTCTCAATCAGTACACTGGGCATGATTTGGGTTTGGTCGTGGGTGGAATCCTGCCATGGATCCCTCATGACCACCTACTTCTTTTCTGCTGACTCTTATATTTCCATAAAACTCTACAGAGGTAGACACCACGTGGGGATATAGCCCTGCAAGAGATTAAAGAAGATTAGAAATGGGTATTAAAGTTCTTTCAGAAAGGAATTTCTACTAATCTGTTTTTCATTGTCTCTCAACGGGCACCCCACCGCCTACCTACATATCGGTTCCTGAATGAAGACCCTCCTAAGCTCGGAAGGCATCAAGCTCGTTCTGACCCCAGGAGCCTTAAGGAGGCGCCATTTGTTGCTTTgggagatggtggcctcatatTGACCAAGATGTGGAAAGAACAGGTTGGGTTAGGACTTACAGCAGAACCAGGTACCAGACCAACGCCTCTCCAACCTCAGCGTGCAGCGGAGTCACGAGAAGCCGGTTAAAAATACAGCTGCCCACGCTGAGATTCTGAGTCAGCCAAATCTGGGCGAGGCCTAgacatctgcattttaacaagcacccctccctcccccacccccaatcttcTAACGCAGGCAGCCTTCCACCTTCAGCTCTGAGGAACACGTAAAGCGGTGACAAGGCATTCATCTGCGGAGGAGAAAATCACCCACGTTCCACCGACACCCTGGGCACGCTGCCCCGCCTCCGTTCACCTTTGGACGGTGACTCCTGGGCAGTGACAGGCAGGGTACACGTCTGACCACACATGGGCACCCAGCCGACAGCCACCCCAACTCAAAGTTTTCTACTTGGAGTCCACACGCCGTCGATTCTAAGACCTACTAAATAAAAGCAACATTTCTGAACTCACGGTAGGTTTTTAAGGTATgcaattcttttatttcctcGGCCTGACAGCAGAAACTTCGTGACACAAGAGCCTGCAGCTGACAGAACTGACACACGGATTTCCACCACGGGAAGGGCCCTTTTCATTAGCGGAGATGAACTGAAGTGTCATGTCTGAGATGAATTGAAATGTCCCATCTGAGTGCGATTCCTGCTTCCCACTCCCACCCACATCACAACCCCTAAAGTGAAAACAATCAGAATCAGATAGAATCCCCAGGACCTACTAAAAGTCACCCTCTCAAATGTTTCTATCTAGCAGCTGTGGTAAGTGAAAACCCAAGGAGGGAAGCAGCTGGCCCTCACTGGGCATTTCCGTGCATGTGAGAGTGAAGGACAGCAGCCCGGGAGCAAGAATTCTGGATGAGCTGGAGGTGTGGACAATCCATCTTACCTCATACCTGCCCCTTCCATATGTAACTCATCTTTGTCCCCATTCATGGAGTGAAGTTTGGGAAATGCCAGATGAGTGGTTTTAGCCTATCACTGGCAATGGCTGAGGCTCATTCAAGTCCAAGgtaggtgtggggaaaaggggcaCCAAAGAGCAAAGCAGGTTAGACAGAGATGCTCAATACTTTGTCAGTTCCAGTTTAATGCTATCAAGACTATCTTCGCAATCCTGACATCCCTCACGCCTGGCCCCTATTTTCCAGCAGAAGGAGAGCTCCATCTAAGTGTCTGGGTCTGAGGTCTACTGCCACCACTGGGGTGGGTACTGTGATGCTTGTGAGATGACAATTGGGATGCGGGAGGAGACGTGGAGATAGGAGAGGTCAGGGGTCACAATGCTTCAATTACAATGGGTCTCTTTTGGTCCCCAGGAATGGTCCACTACCAGTGGTCCTAAAACATTCCCATCCCCTTTCCCTACATGTCTTGTGCAAATGTCAACAACAGAATCTCTGCCCGAAGAGAAGGAGAGCAGGAAGTTACTGGTGGTCCACGATCTCTGGCCCCAACTTGCCCACCCCCCGATTCTTCTATGGAAATCCCACAAAAGTTAATTCGCAGCAGTGTGGTGAGACTAGAGCATCTTCATTTTTCTACGGAGCCAATCCAACAGCTCTGTCCTGACATGCTTTCTCCCCGGGCCGAGAAAGCAGCAAAAAATATCAACTGAGCATGTGAAAATATGGTGATGGTGTGTGCAGTGTAGTGTTTCCAGATGTCTTCACCTTCTGTCTCCTCCACGGGGGGAgccctcccccctctctctccccaagcCCCACAcacgcccctccccctgccccgagTCCGGGTGTTCCCATCGGCCGGCGTCCGCCACTCACTTCCCGTAGACACTCTCGTCACTGTAGGCCACGTACAGAAAATAGTCTTCCTCGTGGTTGTCCTAGGGGAAGAGGTAAGACGACGGTTTAGAAAACATAATCACATTCATTAGCCCTAGGATTCAGAGCCTCACACAACTCTGTAAGGTAGGCAGAGGAGGTATCATTAGTCCCCACTGAAAAGAGGATCGAAGAAGACGCAGAAGTGGCTGGGATTCAACTTTGAACTCTGAGTTCACAAAAACCTTCGTGGAGAACACCATACCCATCAGGGATACAAACATGACCCCTAAAAAGCTCATTCTGGCAAGGGGAACATAGACACAATGTAACTATATACATAGATACAATGTAACTATATACACAGACACAATGTAACTATATACATAGATACAATGTAACTATATATACTGGAGTAAAAACTAATAGGGAATGTATGCTGTGGAATTAAAATGAGAGGTTATTAGAAAAGTTTGTGCAAGTCACTAATGGGACACAAAAAGAAGGCAGTATTGTGTGAAACCCTTTAAGGAATAAGAATGCAGTAACAATCTTAGGTGATACAGCATGATAAAGTCCTTTATTATAGTTTTCTCATCAGATTCTGACAGTTTACCAATTAAACCAAATAAAAACACTCAAGTTATTCCCTCCAACTGAGTTTATCTGTGAAGACAAATGAATCCATTTAAAGACTgccttaattttaaatttcattttatctggAATTTTTGCAGTCAGAAACCACTTCCTGCTGTTTCAATAAAGACGATCCAACGTTAAAACACTATAGCAAGGCAAGACTAAAAAGAGCATTCAAAGGGACTGAATCTAGTGGGCTGCTCACTCCCTAAAGGACAAGTGGCGTCTGACCTCCCAGAGCCTGACACGGCCATGTGAAAGGAACCTGATAAACAACACCTCCTGCCCCACTTCCCAGGTATGCTGATAACACACCTGGGATGTTGATAATACACCTGGGACAAAAGCTAGAGAAGGCCAGACTGCACAGTATTGTCACCAGGACCATTACCTCATACAGCTGGCCCATGGTCGCGCTAGTGGGAGGGATGGTGTTGTTGACAAAGAAGAATAAGGCGTCTTCGGGTCTCAGGTGGATCCTCTTCCGGATTAAGAAGTAGAACTGGCCAACTGGATGAAGGTAGGttttagaaaaggaaggaaaggcagAAGAAAATGAGAGGTTAGCAGAACGGTAAGATCCAGAAAAAAGTCCTACTGCACCTGTTTCCAAAAGTACCAGACTTACGTATCACCTGAGAAGAGCCCAATACCGTCCTACagctttagaaataaaaagtgaTACTCAAAGAAGTCTGCCTATTTCTTGACATGCCATCGAGGAGTTTAATTCCTCAATCCTTCCCCACTTTACTCAATTTCAGACCTAATGTTAGCATATCCACTCAAAGCCTGAGGACACCTTTGAGGGAATACAATGTGTCTCCAGACTGAAACATTCCCATCATTGTCTAAATCTGATTTGAAACAcacttccagggaattccctggcagtccagtggttaggactctggcgctttcactgccagggcccgggtttgatccctggtcggggaaataagatcctgcaagccacgtggtgcagccaaaaagaagaagaaaaaaacaaaaagaaagaaagaaacacacttCCCACTCCCAGCTAAGACAAACTTGTGATGGGAAGCGGTCTAATAGGCTGCGGTAATCTCAGCACAATTAGTCATCCCAATGTTGGGGCAATAAGTGGGGTTCAATGCGTTACCCTTCACTGAGCACACTGAAACATTTCTAGAAGGCTGATATGCAAGTCTAATAACTCTGGAGCAAACACATCTACAAAATCTTTCCAAGTGTCTCCTGGATGCAGTGGTTCTTAAGAATCAACGTGAAGAATGAATATATCCTATCCAAACAGTATCTACAAGATGTATTAACAAAAAACTGTAGCTTGAGACAAGGTATTCAGCTGAGAATCTCTAAAATGTGATCCTCCCAATAAACTAGTCTGGTTTTCCTTTTGGAGTAAATTGGTATCACAATAACAAAGCTGAATTTTAAGCGGTTTAAATAACGGACGTCGGCTCTTTTCTTTCAAGCTTTCGTACTTTGCTGCATCTAAATCAAACAAAGCACTATCATGGGAAATGCTTAAGGAACTTGGTGACGGGAAACAACTATGACATCACCGTTTTTGAATCACCTCTCAGGAGAATCCCACTCACTCTCTTCAATTCTGCCTCCTCTCAATCCCACAATCACATGCACACAGCAAGGACTGGGAATGCTTTCCCATGGGAGGACGTTGTCAGGGGGAGGGAAAGAGCATTACCAGTGAGGTCAGAGGGCACTAGGTACTTCCTCTTGTCCAGATCAGGCACCCTGGCCTTGGGAGCCTTCTCCACGATCACCTGGGAGGAGAAGTAGAGAGTGGGGATAAAAACTGCAGAATCCAACCTAGTATTTTCCCCTCTACATCCTACAGTTGCCCTATCTGAAGTGAGTTTGTCTAGGGTCAATAAAGCTTTTCCATTGCTTATTCCCCCTTACCCCTTACAAAATGTATGGGGAAATGGACTTTCGTAataaggttttagttttattactGTAATAACAAGAGGATGAGGAGGGCATGTTATGAAAAGTGAAGATTTTAAAACCTTGATTTTAATTACGAATTACCTGTAAGGTATACTATAGGATATATACTTTCTGGTGTTTAGTTAAAGCACCAAGAAGATTGTCTGAATTTTCTCAGATGGTCCTGAGTACCTAttagttttattctttcttacaAATGCTATTTATTAAAGGTACAGATAATGTGGTTCAAATTTTATACTTCGTCAAAATTTTTGAGAATGACTGCAAAAAATATATTCAAGACACTATTAACTGAAAAAAAGTAAGTATTAAAACAGTTCTTATATTCTTTAATATGATGTCAGTACAATAACTAACCCATTAATCAATACTGATTATCTGTTAGGATTTTAAGAGATTTTCAATGTCTACATTAAATATTTCTATAGTATTTCAAGTTTTAGAAAGATCATATATGTCTGTaacgaaaagaaaaaaagatatgtaaaatttaaagactatacatgaatatttataaaatagaaaatatcttataaataaatttttaatattaatttaaatatacttaaatgtaaacattatataaatatatttactatttatatattatatgtgatataatatataatttaatttaatttagaaatatttaaaatctattgTAAAACCATCAGCTTTAGATTTTTAGTTTAGAAAACAATCACTCTAGGTAGAAGATATGGGAAgtacagaaaatttaaagaaatagaaatacacACTGGACAAGTAtccttagtagctgtgtgaccttcaacaggtcacttaacctctctgagcttcagcacTCCAACAAGTAAAAGGAAGATGATAACTTTCAAACACATCTTTTACAGAGGCATGGAACTGATACAATGAACTTGAATAATCCATAAAATTTTATGTGAAAAggctttgtaaattataaagatCTAAACATAAGGATTGATTTGGAGAAATCTGACGCTTTTAAATTTAAGGGGAGAGAATAACAAGTGAAAAACCTACTTATTTTTGCACAGAAAAAGAATCCTGCACCTGGAAGACCAGAAGGACATGATCAcacttaacaataaaaataaatccagttgcaaaataaatgagtcacaggtacaAAATGTATAGTGTGAGGAATATAATAATAACTAAGTAATATGGTGACATACCATAACTAACTAGACTTATCacggtgatcattttgaaatggatAGAAAAAATCACTATATTGTGTAACAGGAattaacacagtgttgtaggtcaattacactttgagagtaaatcctaagagttctcatcacaaaaaaaaatttttttttctacttctttaattttgtatctgtgtaTGAGATCATGGATATTCACTCAACTTACTGTGATCATCATTCCATGaggtatgtaagtcaaatcattatgctgtacactttaaacttacacagtgccatatgtcaattatatctccataaaaccggaaggaaaaataactaaataaaaatcaaaactgcagCAGTGATATGTGAGTCAGAAATTAAAAAGTAGGAAGAGCACAGGAAGAGACCAGTGATGGCCCAACAATGAGGATGGTCAGGAGGCCGCAGGCGCATAAAATCAAAGGGAAGGAGGCTGCCTTGTGTCACGCAGGAACTCTGAGACGACGTGGCAGCTCCAGCCTGGATTAATACGACACGGAAACCATGTGAAGGGAGCAGAAAAAGACAGCGACAAAGCCAAGTGCAATTGTGACATcgggaggagagggtgggatgTGGAGGaacaggaggggaggaggaatcaTTAAGGCCTTCGTTTACCAGAAAATATTCAAGTTCCCAGGTACCCTTCACTTACAGTGGGCCCTGGGCCTGGATGCTTTGCCtgtttgggtctcagttttcctcctctgtgaaatgtggCTAATACTCCATAGGGCTGCTCATGAATTTCAAAAAATAGGCAATCTCTTCCTAACAGTTTCCTGCTATGTTGCAGGTTTTCAATACACTGTAGCTAGAAAGGTAACTTCAAAATCCCATGAAACTCTGTCTCAAGGCCCAAGCACGCCTATTCTTTTGGGTGGCAGCTACAGATGTGCTTAGGCTACACTCAAGTCACGTAAGCAGTCAGGGTACGTGACTGCTTTAATTACACCAATGGTCTAGGGGGAAAGGGCTTTAGCAATCATTTAGTCTAACCCTCTTTTCCGTAAACACAACACCTGAGCACAGCAAGATTCAGGGTTCTGCCCAGAACTTGCACCAAATCTCAGGATTCAGAGGGTAGAGATCCTTTTGCATCACAGCTAGAAAGAAGGCCACGGGCTGAGCACCTAAGGAGCAGCTAGGAGGCTGACCACTGGTTAAAACCTAACTGGAGGAATCATGAGATCTAAGTGAGAGTCAGAATGGCTTACAAACTATCACAGAAGTAAAACATTTAACACCAAACAATGAGCAGAACAAAAATAGGGGAGATTAGCTGAACTATTCCGGGTGAATGCATGTAAATGATTGAAATGGAAAAGACTGTTTTGAGGAAATGCATGAGAATTTTAACTAGATTTAGGAACAGGTACAATTCTGAGTTTGTGACTTATACGGAGCTACTGGAACAGAGCTTCATACTTAGCGTTCTGAAGACACGGTAATCATTTTGCTGACTGGGATGCCGTTCTGGCATCCTACTACCTTCTGTGAACTCTTGAAGGCAGCAACAGTGGACTTCTCTATTTCCAATACCTAACAGTGCGAGGCACACACCGCACACTTAAATAATTCTGTTGAACAGAATTGCATTAGAGATTGAGAAACAATACGATATGCAGGGCTCAACAGCCAGGGtcagaatcccagctctgccacacagCAGCCATGTGAAACCCTTCAGGAAGTTACTTCAGTTCTCTGTGCTTCAGATCctgcatctgtagaatgggattaTAACGGTGTGAGGACTAAGTGAATGAATATAGACGGGGCACTGAGAATACTCCCAGGTACGTGGTAAGTTATCAATCAAAGTTAGTTGTCACTTTCAAATATTATTATAAGAGAGTAGGATGGGTATCATCAAGATTTGGGGGAAACTTTTAAAGCAGTCATGCAAGGTCCACAGACCAAGAAAGCAATTTGTCACGAATCCGTCAGTGGGTAATAGGGCTAGCTCTCCTTTTTAGCTGAAAACCCTTTTGTGCGTAATTCCTGGGGAATGCAACAGCCCTAATATCTCCTCTACCCTTATAGGAAAAGGACTACAGGGGGATTATACAGCCCAGGTCGCTTCTGGCAGCTGTAAGAACATCAGAGTTAGATGAGGTTTGGAAAGGAATTCAAGAGTATCTCTCACCATCAGATAATGGCAATTCCTTTACCTGCAAATTATCTGTAATATTTATCCGAATGTCCCTGCCCGAAGATAAAGAGCACGGTCTTAGGGTCTCTAGTCCCCCATCGCCAAAGCTCAGCGACTGTTCCCTCCACCACACTTTAAAGCCTTCTGCCTTCCCATCCGGCTGCGTAGCCCACAGCAGACAAAAACCAGGcaggaggcgggggaggggggagggggaaagcgcCCGGATGCGGAAAGATGCCTTACTATTTCTTCCCTGTACCTCCTCACTGCCTGCACTAGTTTTACATTACATACGCCAGAGTCCAAAAACCCGAGAGAAAAAAGGTCTCAGTCCTTCCTTATTGTGTCCAGGTACAATGTGTTCAGAATAAATACCGGAGGAAGGCTGGCTGCAGCCCCACACGCCCCGGAGCCAACAATGATGAGGCAACCCGGCTGCTGCGCGGAGAACGTGACCTTGTTTTCTGGGCCAGGCCTGTCTTGGGgcgcccccatccccccacccccgcttcctAACCCTCGGAGACAAAAATAAAGGATCCACTGGCTTCCGAACATTTCCCTCCCAAACCCAAGGCTCTAAGGGCCAAAGTCAACTTGATGAACGGAGACCCACCTAAGGAGAAAACTGATGGGAGCAAATCCACCGCATCTGTTATTCCCAGAACAATTTCCATGCAGTCTTAAAGGCAGCAAATGGGGAGTCCCAACCTAATCATTCTCGCACAAAAAGGCCCACATTTTGAGTACATCCCAGCTCACACATCCTCTGAATACTGCTGAGTCACTCAAACGTAGGCTCCGCTCTAAAACTGCGGTCAGCTCCAAAGACGGGGCCCTGGGGATACGGGTTCTAAAGGGTCCGCAGTGCGAACGTTGCTTCCATTGGCTCTCCCCGTAGTGAAGGGCATCCAGGTTAAGTACTTTTAGGGACCACCCTTCTGTGCCTCTGGCAGCCATCACGACTCCGCCGCCCCCCCtcattccccccctccccctccacactcACAGGGACCCGGTCCGGATATTTCTTCCggatcttttctccttcctttttccgATACTCAAAGGGATGGTCCTCCTTATACTGGAACTTCATGATGGACCGCAGGGTTTCTAAGATCCCCGGACGGGGCCTGCCTCCCTCGCGGACGAAGGCGTCTCTCCCGTCTTGATTCCCTCGGAACAAATCGCAATGTGTCTCAGACCCGCTTCAGAAAGGCCAGCCCCCGTCGCAGTGCGGCTCCGCAGAGCTTTCAGAAGGGGTCTCGCGGCCCCCGGTCCAGAGGCACCGGAGGGCCAGGTGAAGAACTCCCGGAGGCTTTTCCCAAGACCCGGGAGCACAAAAACAACACGGCGGCGCGTTGGTCCTGTGACGTCACgaagccccgcccccggcccgccccCCGCGACCCGTGGTCCGCGGGATGGGGGTGGACAGGAACTCTGTATATTTCGGTGTTTTCTCCTTCCATCTAAACTTTCCCTGAATAGAGTTCACTGGGAACACGAGCAATTTTCACCTCCTATTTTATGGTGACTGTGACATTAAAGGtgtttttcaaacaaaaaaatgttctaaaaatgtcttcttccctctccttcgCAGTTTCTTGGTTGGGCCCCAAAACAAATACAGATGGCGAAAATCCAGCTTTTTTCAGCCTGTTGGGATCTGGAGTCTGGGAAGAGATGGGATGGGGGTCCTGGCATTCCTTTGGCCCATGCAGAGGTGCCCCGTGCTTGCCTTTTGCCCTTCGCTCGTTGGATTGCACTCGCCCGGCGCCTCCGGTGCTAGGCTGGCTGCCTCCGACCGTGACCCCTCCTTCACCACGTTGGCGTCATGTTGTTTAGGTCTTGGCCGCAGGCTGCTCCTAGAGCAGCAGCAGAGAGCATGACTAAGGGATTTGAAGAGACGTATAAGGTGAAGGGCAAGAGGTGTAATCAAGGTCCAGAGAAGTGATGTCAGTCCCGACCACGAAGGGCTTCACACACGTTCAGATATAGAAATGATTTACTTTCTCTTCTTAACCCAGAAGTCGGATCTGTCTTcggaaaagaaaatatcaagcGATTCAGGTGATTAACTCAGTGGTCCtcaaacagtttttgtttttcctaaggCAAAAATTCACCGGAGAAGAGTACTCCTCTCCTAACCTGAATACAAAGTGCCACCTGAAGGGCTGGTGGCAGACTGGAGGGTGGACCTGGTGCCAGTGTCGCCTCCCTCTGgccctcccctttccctgctAAGAATCCTAGGACAAAGGCCTTTCCAACCACTGCTAACGACAGTGATTCCAGGGACCTGTAGGGGAGGAGCAGCAGGAATTGTAagataaaaaagagtgaagaaaagatGAAGAATGAGGGGCTGCTTTGCCCTAAACAAGGCCCGGAAGTTCTGGAAAATGTATCAGACAACAGCGGCCCCAGTCACCTGTCTACTTTCAGCAAGGTCTCCTTAtctctgatttaaaaaacaaacccacaaaagaaaagaaactaagttTCATTATTGAAACAAGGAAAATGAATTGCATAGCCTTTGATgctcattatttttctctctggcaTTTTTCAATCCTTCTCATGTATGAAAATCCAGGAATTGTTTTATCACATTATATGTTTATAATGTTCAGTCCTTATTCTCAAACTGAACATTTTAGCTCATTTGAGCTTTGACCCAAATATAGCTAAATCTCTCAAAGGAGTACTTTAAAACCAATTGAGAAAAGTAATTACGACGgagattaatattttttaagagtGTTGTTTTCCCATCAGATCTACTGGAAACAATCATAGCTAGTTTAAAGctgattttaacttttattttaaaaatacctaaccACAGTGGCAATGtatacatgaaaaataatttggagaTGAAATTTCAGTTACTCTTTCTGCCTTAAGGCTTCTCTAAATGCTAATACTTTATCT
This region includes:
- the GABARAPL1 gene encoding gamma-aminobutyric acid receptor-associated protein-like 1 yields the protein MKFQYKEDHPFEYRKKEGEKIRKKYPDRVPVIVEKAPKARVPDLDKRKYLVPSDLTVGQFYFLIRKRIHLRPEDALFFFVNNTIPPTSATMGQLYEDNHEEDYFLYVAYSDESVYGK